A window from Gemmatimonadota bacterium encodes these proteins:
- a CDS encoding PQQ-dependent sugar dehydrogenase: MSRIRLAAAALLIATPAFAQTSNDPFPAPIAAIDGVIVVGFQEFASLPDIDGRPARPMLLIDEPGSGRLFVNDMRGPLYTVTYDGRVTLYLDVNAPEWGVPVESSGRERGMQSFALHPQFNERGTAGYGKLYIWTDTEDTSPTPDFTPGGGQDTHDTVLLEWTALDPEAPTYDGGPPRQLLRLEQPFRNHNGGRIAFNPRSSPGDLDFGMLYVGVADGGSGGDPLDLAQNLGSVFGKILRIHPLGSNSANGRYGIPADNPYAEDGIDRTLGEIYASGLRNPQQFGWDPENGNFFVADIGQNIVEKLSLVTAGADLGWNSWEGSFRFISRSEVDLADPQGEPWITYPVAEYGQLDPLLQRQSAVTGVVVHREGTIPQLQDRVLFGDFPSGEIFHIDADDLPAGGQNALARVLFRDQGESKTLLQLIQAKNAEQGRDTATRSDLHFGTGPGGRVFVLNKQDGVIREIVR; this comes from the coding sequence ATGTCCAGAATTCGCCTAGCCGCAGCGGCCCTGTTGATCGCTACCCCCGCCTTCGCCCAGACCTCCAACGATCCCTTCCCGGCGCCAATCGCGGCCATCGACGGCGTGATCGTCGTCGGGTTCCAGGAATTCGCCTCGCTCCCGGATATCGACGGTAGGCCTGCTCGGCCCATGCTGCTCATCGACGAGCCCGGCAGTGGTCGCCTGTTCGTGAACGACATGCGGGGGCCGCTCTACACCGTCACCTACGACGGTCGCGTGACGCTCTACCTCGACGTGAACGCGCCGGAGTGGGGCGTGCCCGTCGAGTCGTCGGGCAGGGAGCGGGGGATGCAGAGCTTCGCGCTGCACCCGCAGTTCAACGAGCGCGGCACGGCCGGGTACGGGAAGCTCTACATCTGGACCGACACCGAGGATACGAGCCCGACACCGGACTTCACTCCGGGCGGGGGCCAGGACACCCACGACACCGTGCTGCTCGAGTGGACGGCGCTCGACCCGGAAGCTCCGACGTACGACGGCGGGCCGCCGCGACAACTGCTTCGCTTGGAACAGCCCTTCCGCAATCACAACGGTGGCCGCATCGCTTTCAACCCCCGGTCGTCGCCGGGGGACCTGGATTTTGGGATGCTCTACGTCGGGGTCGCGGATGGCGGCAGCGGCGGCGATCCGCTGGATCTGGCGCAGAACCTCGGTTCCGTGTTCGGCAAGATCCTGCGCATCCACCCGCTCGGTTCGAACAGCGCGAACGGCCGCTACGGCATCCCCGCCGACAACCCGTACGCCGAGGACGGGATCGACCGGACCCTGGGCGAGATCTACGCATCGGGCCTGCGTAACCCCCAGCAGTTCGGGTGGGATCCGGAGAACGGCAATTTCTTCGTGGCCGACATCGGGCAGAACATCGTGGAGAAGCTCAGCCTCGTGACAGCCGGCGCGGACCTCGGTTGGAACTCATGGGAGGGCAGCTTCCGGTTCATCAGCCGCTCCGAAGTCGACCTGGCCGACCCACAGGGTGAGCCCTGGATCACGTATCCCGTGGCCGAGTACGGACAGCTGGATCCTCTGCTACAACGCCAGTCTGCGGTCACGGGCGTCGTGGTCCACCGGGAGGGCACGATTCCTCAGCTCCAGGACAGGGTGCTGTTCGGTGACTTCCCAAGCGGCGAGATCTTCCACATCGACGCCGACGACCTGCCGGCGGGTGGGCAGAATGCTTTGGCCAGAGTGCTCTTCCGAGACCAGGGAGAGTCGAAGACGCTGCTCCAGCTGATTCAGGCGAAGAACGCCGAGCAGGGCCGCGATACGGCCACACGCTCCGACCTGCACTTCGGCACGGGGCCCGGAGGCCGGGTCTTCGTGCTGAACAAGCAGGACGGGGTGATCCGGGAGATCGTGCGCTAG
- a CDS encoding short-chain fatty acid transporter: MTNAQPTDQPRLTPVQKFGELIADRVERWMPSPFLFAIILTYVAALAAFLSEGSGLTEIAASWYGGFWSLLQFAMQMVLILVTASVVAYHPRVKGVITRLVRLPKSGRQAVLLVAVGSILASWISWGLGLIFGAILAREMGKQANDRRMAVHYPLLAVAGYIGLGLTWGWGMSSSPGLLQAVDGNVLMELGFIDRVVPATEWVFHSYPLMLTALALVYVCVTLFLLCPPEENCRGIEHYVDLEDDPTAEPEGNDSEVSEPDLPGSDDGKPSLADRLDNSKILGGTLALTGVVLSVNVFLTEGLAALDLNVFNFAFLMIGLLLYLSPSKYQKDFYQAVQGTAGVILLFPFYAGIIGVMTGTGLVDTMTEALLSIATEDTFAVIAWITGGVLNVFVPSAGGEWAIIGGPMLAAGADLGIPPGQTIVAYAAGDAHTNLLNPFWAIPLLAITGLRARDMFGYAITMMLLLIPFLAIVFYVLPY, translated from the coding sequence ATGACGAATGCGCAGCCCACGGACCAGCCTCGTCTAACTCCCGTCCAGAAGTTCGGCGAGCTGATCGCCGACAGGGTGGAACGGTGGATGCCGAGCCCGTTTCTGTTCGCGATCATCCTCACGTATGTAGCGGCACTCGCCGCGTTTCTCTCGGAGGGGTCCGGATTAACCGAGATTGCCGCGTCGTGGTACGGCGGCTTCTGGTCGCTGCTCCAGTTCGCCATGCAGATGGTGCTCATCCTCGTGACCGCGTCCGTGGTCGCGTATCACCCGCGGGTGAAGGGGGTGATCACGCGCCTGGTGCGGCTTCCCAAGAGTGGCCGACAGGCAGTTCTCCTAGTCGCGGTCGGTTCGATTCTGGCGTCGTGGATCTCGTGGGGGCTCGGCCTCATCTTCGGCGCCATCTTGGCGCGGGAGATGGGTAAGCAAGCCAACGACAGGCGGATGGCCGTTCACTATCCGCTCTTGGCCGTAGCCGGCTACATTGGGCTGGGCCTGACGTGGGGATGGGGCATGTCCAGTTCGCCGGGGCTGCTGCAAGCGGTCGATGGCAACGTTCTGATGGAGCTCGGCTTCATCGACCGCGTCGTCCCCGCCACAGAATGGGTCTTCCACTCGTATCCGCTGATGCTCACGGCTTTGGCGCTGGTCTACGTTTGCGTCACGCTCTTCCTGCTCTGTCCGCCGGAGGAGAACTGCAGGGGCATCGAGCACTACGTCGATCTCGAAGATGATCCGACTGCGGAGCCGGAGGGCAACGACTCAGAGGTGTCTGAGCCGGATCTCCCAGGCTCTGACGACGGAAAGCCGTCGCTGGCGGACAGGCTCGACAACAGCAAGATCCTTGGCGGGACGCTCGCGCTGACCGGCGTAGTTCTGTCCGTAAACGTGTTTCTGACGGAGGGCCTGGCGGCACTCGACCTCAACGTCTTCAACTTCGCCTTCCTCATGATCGGGCTTCTGCTGTACCTGAGCCCGTCCAAGTACCAGAAGGACTTTTACCAGGCCGTGCAAGGGACCGCGGGGGTGATCCTGCTGTTCCCGTTCTATGCCGGAATCATCGGCGTCATGACCGGAACCGGGCTGGTCGACACGATGACCGAGGCTCTGCTATCGATCGCGACGGAGGACACGTTCGCGGTGATCGCATGGATCACGGGGGGCGTGCTCAACGTCTTCGTGCCCTCAGCGGGTGGTGAGTGGGCGATCATCGGCGGGCCCATGTTGGCCGCCGGCGCGGACCTGGGAATCCCGCCGGGCCAGACTATCGTGGCTTACGCGGCGGGTGACGCGCACACGAATCTGCTGAACCCTTTTTGGGCGATCCCTCTGCTGGCGATCACCGGCCTGCGTGCGCGCGACATGTTCGGTTACGCGATCACGATGATGCTCTTGCTGATCCCGTTCCTGGCAATCGTGTTCTACGTGCTCCCGTACTGA
- a CDS encoding zinc ribbon domain-containing protein, giving the protein MLGCGVGFSDLAFAGAPMPIYEYECRECRNRFELLLLGSTTPTCPVCEATDIEKVCPSPRPAPTPVGGAILTSRESTGARTRSRRRTPSTKRCTTTITSRRGTRLRATLGSASAWRRLHEIRRGFLRSSARPYRLRWLRRLASGTDGRHHAR; this is encoded by the coding sequence ATGTTAGGATGCGGGGTAGGATTCAGCGACTTGGCCTTCGCAGGCGCACCGATGCCGATCTACGAATACGAATGCCGCGAGTGCCGCAACCGATTCGAGCTGCTCTTGCTAGGCTCGACGACGCCCACCTGCCCTGTCTGCGAGGCCACCGACATCGAGAAGGTGTGTCCCTCTCCTCGTCCAGCTCCGACGCCAGTCGGCGGCGCAATCTTGACCTCGCGCGAAAGCACGGGGGCAAGGACCAGATCGAGAAGGCGCACGCCGAGCACGAAGCGGTGCACCACCACGATCACTAGCAGGCGGGGAACGCGGCTGCGGGCTACGTTGGGGTCGGCATCAGCCTGGAGGCGTCTTCATGAGATACGTCGCGGTTTTCTGCGTAGCAGTGCTCGTCCTTACCGGCTTCGGTGGCTGCGGAGGCTCGCAAGCGGAACAGACGGACGACACCACGCCCGCTGA
- a CDS encoding SMP-30/gluconolactonase/LRE family protein: MRYVAVFCVAVLVLTGFGGCGGSQAEQTDDTTPADTGAGSVLRVDPALDAIVPADYRIEKLADGFAFTEGPVWVREGSYLLFSDLRSNRIHKWDPAEGLSTFMDPVFEGDSEGRSVGSNGLNIDSEGRLILLEHGNRRISRIEADGSLTVLVDSYQGKRLNSPNDSAIRSDGWLYFTDPPYGLAGLEDDPARELDFNGIYRLSPDGELELLERNQSRPNGIAFSPDEQTLYVANSDASNKVWMAYDVQEDGTLANGRVFFDVNSESSEGAADGLKVDVAGNIFATGPGGVWIFDPTGKHLGTIQPDEVPANVAWGDDGRTLYMTARTGLYRIELTTQGTIDPTALRAP; the protein is encoded by the coding sequence ATGAGATACGTCGCGGTTTTCTGCGTAGCAGTGCTCGTCCTTACCGGCTTCGGTGGCTGCGGAGGCTCGCAAGCGGAACAGACGGACGACACCACGCCCGCTGACACCGGTGCGGGATCTGTCCTGAGAGTGGATCCCGCACTGGATGCGATCGTCCCGGCCGACTATCGCATCGAGAAGCTAGCCGACGGCTTTGCGTTCACCGAAGGTCCGGTCTGGGTTCGCGAGGGCTCCTATCTGCTCTTCAGCGATCTCCGTAGCAACAGAATCCACAAGTGGGATCCCGCCGAGGGGCTGAGCACGTTCATGGATCCGGTGTTCGAGGGTGACAGCGAAGGCCGGTCTGTCGGCTCCAACGGTCTCAACATCGATTCTGAAGGGCGCCTGATCCTGCTCGAGCACGGAAACCGTCGCATATCCCGGATCGAAGCGGATGGCAGTCTGACGGTGCTCGTGGACAGCTATCAGGGCAAGCGCCTCAACAGTCCCAACGATTCTGCGATCAGGTCGGACGGCTGGCTCTATTTCACCGATCCGCCCTACGGGCTCGCTGGACTCGAGGACGATCCTGCCCGGGAGCTCGATTTCAATGGCATCTACCGGCTCAGCCCGGACGGCGAGCTCGAGCTGCTCGAGAGAAACCAGAGCCGGCCGAACGGAATCGCGTTTTCGCCGGACGAACAGACTCTTTACGTCGCCAACTCGGATGCCTCGAACAAGGTGTGGATGGCGTACGACGTGCAGGAGGACGGCACGCTAGCAAACGGCCGGGTTTTCTTCGACGTGAACTCGGAGTCCTCAGAGGGCGCCGCTGACGGTCTCAAGGTCGACGTGGCGGGCAACATCTTCGCGACCGGTCCTGGCGGCGTATGGATATTCGACCCCACCGGCAAGCATCTGGGAACGATCCAGCCCGATGAGGTTCCCGCGAACGTCGCCTGGGGCGACGACGGCAGGACGCTCTACATGACGGCCCGCACGGGGCTATACCGGATTGAGCTGACTACGCAGGGGACGATCGACCCTACCGCGTTACGCGCACCCTGA
- a CDS encoding cytochrome c, whose protein sequence is MTERIIMELQNRSERRGLWTPWIGAATLMLVATVVFQGAAHAQVTFASADGIDVDVTYAKDVAPIIQKNCTVCHRPGGIGPIDLVDYEDARRYARRIRRQVSNRLMPPYYYDNDIGIQELKHDWRLSDEDINTIVEWVDQGTPLGDPADIPVLNLPDTEDWSLAPDFGPPDLVIPSTPIDVPASGLDLWHRPFAPVGNDSERCIKALQVKPSGDAKGVVHHANTTFHIRQEDGSFVGTGDRATEYAMGKLGEIVPDGVCRTIPADAWVRWDIHMYPGGLGSLAPNTVLPDNVVELAIWLHPEDYEYEYKQDLVSYTFMEGQRDILVPPNGIEMTQGFRSFDHPVRIDSFQPHGHLRLRSASLEIFYPKTGRTEVISMVSNWSAVWHQSHIYEDDVAPLVPTGAVLIMKQWYDNTSGNPNNPDPDQWVDYGSRTADEMSHFWLAVTHLDEEGYERMVEERKEKATVIS, encoded by the coding sequence ATGACGGAGAGGATCATCATGGAGCTGCAGAATCGGAGCGAACGTCGGGGCTTGTGGACGCCCTGGATCGGAGCCGCCACCCTCATGCTCGTCGCCACCGTCGTTTTCCAAGGTGCGGCGCACGCCCAGGTCACCTTCGCCTCGGCGGATGGTATCGACGTGGACGTGACGTACGCCAAGGACGTGGCGCCGATCATCCAGAAGAATTGTACGGTATGTCACCGGCCAGGTGGGATCGGTCCCATCGATTTGGTGGATTACGAGGACGCCCGCCGGTACGCTCGGCGCATCCGCCGTCAGGTCTCCAACCGCCTCATGCCGCCGTACTACTACGACAACGACATCGGCATCCAGGAGCTGAAGCACGACTGGCGCCTCTCCGATGAGGACATCAACACCATCGTTGAATGGGTGGACCAGGGCACGCCTCTAGGCGATCCGGCCGACATTCCGGTGCTGAACCTCCCCGACACCGAAGACTGGTCGCTAGCACCCGACTTCGGTCCGCCGGACCTGGTCATCCCCTCGACCCCCATCGATGTACCGGCCTCCGGGCTCGACCTGTGGCATCGTCCATTCGCTCCCGTGGGAAATGATAGCGAGCGCTGCATCAAGGCCCTACAGGTGAAGCCCTCGGGGGACGCGAAGGGTGTGGTCCACCACGCCAACACCACGTTCCACATCAGGCAGGAGGACGGCTCCTTCGTCGGGACGGGAGACCGAGCGACCGAGTACGCGATGGGCAAGCTGGGTGAGATCGTTCCCGACGGCGTTTGCCGAACCATCCCCGCGGACGCTTGGGTCCGCTGGGACATCCATATGTACCCGGGCGGGCTCGGATCCCTTGCTCCGAACACGGTGCTCCCAGACAACGTGGTGGAGCTGGCCATCTGGCTGCATCCGGAGGACTACGAATACGAGTACAAGCAGGACCTGGTCAGCTACACCTTCATGGAGGGTCAGCGCGACATCCTAGTGCCGCCGAACGGGATTGAGATGACCCAGGGCTTCCGCTCGTTCGACCATCCGGTCCGCATCGACAGCTTCCAGCCGCACGGCCATCTACGGCTGCGGTCCGCGTCCCTGGAGATCTTCTATCCGAAGACGGGCCGGACGGAAGTGATCAGCATGGTTTCCAACTGGAGCGCCGTGTGGCACCAGAGCCACATTTACGAGGACGACGTGGCACCCCTGGTCCCCACCGGCGCGGTCCTCATCATGAAGCAGTGGTACGACAACACGTCGGGCAATCCCAACAACCCGGATCCGGACCAGTGGGTCGATTACGGAAGCCGGACCGCTGACGAGATGTCACATTTTTGGCTCGCCGTGACCCACCTCGATGAGGAGGGGTACGAGAGGATGGTGGAGGAGCGAAAGGAGAAGGCAACGGTCATCTCCTAG
- a CDS encoding DUF4143 domain-containing protein gives MFARRGLHLYAYNAFQSIIRGEHIFLTLRTRDEEVRTHGGPWSENVGKRVVKSPKVYIRDSGIRHTLLGLGDPEALLGHPKVGASFEGLAGHPRHFRRRPPRIRGEADDLAQGDQVHEERPGDAWHRAGACRPRRP, from the coding sequence ATCTTCGCGCGGCGTGGTCTGCATCTATACGCGTACAACGCCTTTCAGTCGATCATCCGGGGCGAGCACATCTTCTTGACGTTGCGCACTCGCGACGAGGAGGTGCGCACGCACGGCGGCCCGTGGTCGGAGAACGTAGGCAAGCGCGTCGTGAAGTCACCAAAGGTATACATACGCGACTCCGGAATCCGGCACACGCTTCTGGGTCTGGGAGACCCAGAGGCTCTTCTTGGTCATCCGAAGGTGGGCGCGAGCTTCGAGGGTTTGGCGGGACATCCTCGTCATTTCAGGAGACGACCGCCTAGGATTCGAGGTGAAGCGGACGACCTCGCCCAAGGTGACCAAGTCCATGAGGAGCGCCCGGGAGACGCTTGGCATCGAGCTGGTGCGTGTCGTCCACGCCGGCCGTGA